The stretch of DNA GACTGGTGCCCACATCACAGTGGCCTCCGACTCTCTAATGGCTGGAAGCGATCTAATCGCCGCCGCCTTCAGCAACTGAATTTAATACACCGAAAATCCGGAAGAActctttattttatatacaatttCTACGCGTATTTTGTAATAAACAGTCACACACCATTGGTGCACCCTTCATGCCGGGCACGCGATAGAGCAGCTCTCCGTCGTCATCGTAGTAGGCGTCCTCCACGCGGTAAGTGGCACCTGGACGATGCAGTTTTCGAGGTATTACAATGCGATCCTTGACTTTGGTCATCTCGTAGCGTCGCTGATCGGCCACACTGATCACAATCTCGCTGCTTTCGAACTTTTGCACGTAGCTGGAGAGGTGACCCGTGCCACTGGGATTGCTGGGCGGCGGTTGGGGCACCTCGGACACGGCGGgaacaagctgcagctgcttgagCTCCTGCAGACGCATCTTTCGCTTATTGCGGACTTTGTCAAGCAAGTAGGTttcatcttctgctgctgcgggtggCGGAGCATACCCTGAGGGTAGCTGGGGAGGACTAGGGCTATCTTTGGGCTGTTTTCCACTTCCGAGCAGCTGCCGGAACTCATTTGACTCTGGCACTGGAAGTGCCGGCCTCGTGGGCCACTCCTCCGGCTTCAGTTGCTTCAAATCCTGCTGTCGTCGCTCCGAGAACTTCTCCAAGTGCTGCAGAAAGGCCGAAGGTATGGCCACATCACATTTCCCttggcgcagctgctgccagttcCTCATGACGCTCTCATCGTGTGCGCGAATCCTGGGCACATTCCTCGGCCGCCACTTGGCGCGCAATACCTTCTGGACAATCTCTGGGGTGGCGGGAAAGCTCTCGGCCAAACGTTCGATGCTCCACTCGTCCGGTCGCTGTTCGTGCAGCAGACGCATTTGCTCCTTTTCCGCATGGAGCAACAGATTTGGGAGCTTCACATCCCGAAAGTACTTGTGTTTGATCATAAAC from Drosophila subobscura isolate 14011-0131.10 chromosome O, UCBerk_Dsub_1.0, whole genome shotgun sequence encodes:
- the LOC117899233 gene encoding uncharacterized protein LOC117899233; the encoded protein is MAARMVQRCLHTAQNCLRARVPRRANPGLGYQLQQLQENERPTATPEASEDYGDMESDFMDVQKTHRQHEAQQQAQRDRVRQFMIKHKYFRDVKLPNLLLHAEKEQMRLLHEQRPDEWSIERLAESFPATPEIVQKVLRAKWRPRNVPRIRAHDESVMRNWQQLRQGKCDVAIPSAFLQHLEKFSERRQQDLKQLKPEEWPTRPALPVPESNEFRQLLGSGKQPKDSPSPPQLPSGYAPPPAAAEDETYLLDKVRNKRKMRLQELKQLQLVPAVSEVPQPPPSNPSGTGHLSSYVQKFESSEIVISVADQRRYEMTKVKDRIVIPRKLHRPGATYRVEDAYYDDDGELLYRVPGMKGAPMVCDCLLQNTRRNCI